Proteins encoded in a region of the Mercenaria mercenaria strain notata chromosome 1, MADL_Memer_1, whole genome shotgun sequence genome:
- the LOC123532433 gene encoding uncharacterized protein LOC123532433 has translation MAPESYIAVLLMISVPGNADLLTKTLLERIEALEKRDTEQIARIDLLAEQALVSTEKLKFLSASNDNLQIQFSYQAKKMKEQEDIIAELRKDIKHHRTVTDKYRRHVNILEAKMKQMDVGIERIHNVFADKRENYQDESEETKDRKMKTDGRPDKIKSNGVSVIGLTTNTTKENDTGNLEMEKEGLAKIHNKDTDLKTVANTLNKEATDTLHGTNNGQPRWNDIKQHAARSLTNPVAFHAVRTQLTQQHPQLNDAVKFEDVLLNQGNGYYGEHGLFIAPQPGLYLFSTSITCNSSPGHLHVQASVVKNGNRLARVYCHGDEYSSGDQGSVTVVTQLYSADTIWVRFDWPDGGYILGNGFTSFTGIQIM, from the exons ATGGCACCTGAGAGCTACATTGCTGTTCTACTTATGATTTCAGTGCCTGGAAATGCTGATCTCCTAACAAAAACTCTTTTAGAAAGAATAGAGGCTTTAGAAAAAAGAG ATACTGAACAGATTGCTAGAATTGACCTCCTTGCGGAACAAGCTCTGGTCTCCACTGAAAAGTTGAAATTCCTGTCTGCTTCCAATGACAACCTCCAGATACAATTTTCTTATCAAGCCAAGAAAATGAAAGAGCAGGAGGACATTATAGCAGAACTAAGAAAAGACATCAAACATCACAGAACAGTGACTGATAAATATAGGAGACATGTTAATATCCTGGAGGCTAAAATGAAACAGATGGATGTGGGTATTGAAAGGATACATAACGTGTTTGCTGACAAAAGGGAAAACTATCAAGACGAGTCAGAAGAAACtaaggataggaaaatgaaaaccGATGGACGGCCAGACAAAATTAAAAGTAATGGTGTATCAGTTATTGGACTGACTACAAACACCACCAAAGAAAATGATACAGGTAACCTAGAAATGGAGAAAGAAGGTCTTGCTAAAATTCACAACAAGGACACAGACTTAAAGACAGTGGCAAATACGCTGAATAAAGAAGCTACTGATACACTGCATGGAACAAATAATGGTCAACCAAGATGGAATG ACATAAAACAGCATGCTGCACGATCTCTAACAAACCCAGTTGCTTTTCATGCAGTGCGTACACAACTAACACAACAACATCCACAACTCAATGATGCAGTTAAGTTTGAAGATGTTCTCCTTAACCAGGGAAATGGTTATTATGGTGAACATGGACTGTTCATTGCTCCACAGCCAGGATTATACCTGTTTTCCACTTCAATAACATGTAACAGCTCACCTGGTCATCTTCATGTGCAGGCTTCTGTAGTGAAAAATGGCAATAGACTGGCCAGAGTATACTGTCATGGTGACGAATATTCATCAGGTGACCAGGGTTCTGTAACAGTTGTTACACAGCTATATAGTGCAGATACAATCTGGGTTAGATTTGACTGGCCAGATGGTGGGTATATTTTGGGAAATGGATTTACTAGTTTCACTGGAATTCAAATCATGTAA